The Punica granatum isolate Tunisia-2019 chromosome 4, ASM765513v2, whole genome shotgun sequence genome has a window encoding:
- the LOC116202831 gene encoding basic leucine zipper 43-like, with translation MEPSEFQFHPSNLSPYLAQLSMIQDQTPAFPFQRMPIPNSSQAHNYSHIPPQVVQDLATAQHSPCLSNNSTSDESESLINERRQRRMISNRESARRSRMRKQRHLDELWSQVVWLRNENSQLVDKLNRASEINEKVAQENAQLKEETSELRQMIADMRDWAC, from the coding sequence ATGGAGCCTAGTGAATTCCAATTTCACCCTTCAAACTTATCCCCCTACCTTGCTCAGCTTAGCATGATTCAAGACCAAACACCCGCATTCCCATTCCAAAGAATGCCCATTCCTAATTCTTCACAGGCTCATAACTACTCCCATATTCCCCCGCAAGTCGTTCAAGACCTTGCCACCGCACAGCACTCCCCATGCCTCAGCAACAACTCCACTTCCGACGAGTCGGAGAGCCTGATCAACGAGAGGAGGCAGAGGCGGATGATATCGAACAGGGAGTCAGCCCGGAGGTCCCGGATGAGGAAGCAGAGGCACCTCGACGAGCTGTGGTCCCAGGTGGTCTGGCTGAGGAACGAGAACAGCCAGCTCGTGGATAAGTTGAACCGCGCCTCGGAGATCAACGAGAAGGTTGCCCAGGAAAATGCCCAGCTCAAGGAGGAAACATCGGAGCTACGGCAGATGATTGCAGACATGAGAGACTGGGCTTGCTAG
- the LOC116203203 gene encoding uncharacterized protein LOC116203203 → MESPNSDLQGPEEELSSSESGWTMYIASPMEEDVEDAEEEEEEEEAESIELSWARGKDKFIRRDSSEEESDDSMASDASSGKLHHHHHPKSDKKHKEDQKWSFSKKPDDKDKRKGRGRAPKH, encoded by the coding sequence ATGGAGTCCCCAAATTCAGACCTTCAAGGACCAGAAGAAGAGCTGAGCAGCAGTGAATCTGGCTGGACAATGTACATCGCATCTCCCATGGAAGAAGATGTCGAAGACgctgaggaggaagaagaagaagaagaagcagaatccATTGAGCTCAGCTGGGCACGAGGCAAAGACAAGTTCATCAGAAGAGACAGCAGCGAGGAGGAGAGTGATGATTCCATGGCTTCCGATGCTTCATCCGGCAaacttcatcatcatcatcatccaaaATCCGACAAGAAACACAAAGAAGATCAGAAATGGTCTTTCAGCAAGAAACCGGACGACAAGGACAAGAGGAAGGGGAGAGGCAGAGCACCCAAACATTGA